Proteins from one Chaetodon auriga isolate fChaAug3 chromosome 19, fChaAug3.hap1, whole genome shotgun sequence genomic window:
- the LOC143337968 gene encoding mediator of RNA polymerase II transcription subunit 13-like isoform X4, whose product MTTTANWVANGASLEDCHSNIFSLAELTGIKWRCYGFRSGGEYGPVISAPAQDDPVLRSFMRCVQANLLCVWRRKIKPDAKELWIFWWGEEPNLSDVIHHELEVAEEGLWECGLSYECRTLLFKAIHNLLERCLMDKGFLRIGKWFFKPHEVEEKSLGNSEHLSCSFSFFLHGESNVCTSVEIAQHQPAYHITEHHIRLAQTAITPVQVILSPYGLSGTLTGQAYKMSDPAARKLMEEWSYFYPMVLQQKEGGGEKEKEDTSQACDRNCHVAVEVIVGGVRMTYPAALVLIAQGDLPVEQPPPVPAAQGLNREPNHCSVPLTPPTSPQQPCSADSGFVTSVSSVPTSDSSMGVTSISPKHSGKKLTCQVVHQAWRECYLNQPQYVSNQPADVTPKKEVPNGITTWDFNDLGARVSCSCSRLKQQKLNLTTTSTANPQTSANPTQSSGPSLYPSSLPKHKTSDKTEKADKQSKRPATIPFHHRLSVTQETPLEQDSPGGPQLGGLVALEPPLEPLAALPSCKYPKPLSNGRKAPEALLHSPVSPLPPTLSPHPRVQDPEVLDGPVDMPVCPDGPAGLGLIASETAVYTALLRQRESGAGWWRGFRTPRTDKTDFRPPELPSDKLEEVKTDTAAEGAPLKRLYTQTLKRFKISEERVRDHIHTLGLFQQPGVEALREPGGDPYDFKEGDIEYTFSTSKRLKGQGREPSKKIKQGDEITSNGALPDGKDAMSIFNSAPKSDESGQDDGAAKANPSLTREKDLVVNISDLDNIFDEDEEELGHSTKVPVSTEDRPLGKEGRVAVPYPSTVADLQRMFPTPPSLEQHPAFSPIMTYRDTPSQEPPAPSGAADHLPPLASTQFTEYRMELEDGMLSPRQEDIKPQIGSSMFAPLSCLPSQSLPPLKIPEQCYYRPSWALLPKMEHFPTAMHPQNNTFIRDGYTNIPSVNALTDQEYGQMSATTASVSTTVGILPSPATPRFSVPTPRTPRTPRGINAASSGQGSVKQDGTELSSPVSTPSTSLPLSSVEPLARPGPSLPEAHSLYAILLLSDSVLNVFKDRNFDSCCICACNMNVKGADVGVYIPDSTCEDQYRCMCGFSAIVNRLLAHGTGLFLEDELDIYGRTSEVGRAAERRLALCRRDPTMGDPRAKRPQDAAPASPLVMILLQEQCSQPISSLASLHLPLSCSCHGRKGALLQSWMSEKQWADGSDACVECYNALEQGLQYVDNPTGGKVDPAVVRSTALHSWPHTNVVDMSMLSSQDMVRMLLSLQPFLQDAIQKKRTGRTWENIQHVQGPLTWQQFHKMAGRGSYGSEESPEPLPIPTVLLGYDRERDFLALSPLALPFWEKLLLEPYGGQRDVAYLVLCPNSPSLLAAARTFFQELSAVYETCRLGKHRPLAKVSRDGLVRVGEEVEPEKLEELDVDQWLTGPWAGQQHTDNLSKLKLYAYACRQQLGPQLSALPLDSSLLLPPKVQPPLNPTSSAQPASSGQPQAWGPDGEQAPGAASSGNAPTPSGAASNQTGETTQGATSDSKGPSSATPPANTPAENPELTSEQSRIGIPTVADSVDSHANPPAIVIYIVDAFLSSSGARNEGGEEEEGDEVEAGSIWLLGLLRCYTEMLQTLPETMRPALVLQVVPCQYLLQPASGESHLYLQHLRSLAFSCYSQCRRLLPQQTHIKSLTGFGPVSTVNSVLKSPEHPSPLQLYSPPFILGPTRPKQPEQGEIWAELPPKYNVLFVGYCLSHDQRWILVSCTDQQGELLETCIINIDVPNIARRPKVSARKMGLQKLWEWCIGLIQMTSMPWRIVIGRLGRLGHGELKDWSSLLGEHSLHSIGRQLREACRMCGISAADSPSILSACLVAMEPQGSLVVMPDAVTMGSVFGRSTALNLQTSQLNTPQDASCTHILVFPTSATTQLAPSSYPTEDNNDDMFDLPFPDELENDIGHDMMLITGNLHPSPNTSPVPSPGSPSGMGMGSHFQHTKSQGERLLSRDSPPEELKQQPLALGYYVSTAQANGLPHWFWASCPQAESQCPLFLKASLHHHISIAQSDELVSDKTKRTPHPLDSKTTSDVLRFVLEQYNALSWLTCTPATQDRQSCLPVHFAILIQMYNAILNML is encoded by the exons TGAACACCTATCatgctccttctccttcttcttgcACGGGGAGAGCAATGTGTGCACGAGCGTGGAGATCGCCCAGCACCAGCCTGCATACCACATCACAGAACACCACATCCGCCTCGCACAGACCGCCATCACACCAGTGCAAG TGATCCTGAGTCCATACGGTCTGAGCGGCACTCTGACCGGTCAGGCCTACAAGATGAGCGACCCAGCGGCGCGGAAGCTGATGGAGGAGTGGAGCTACTTCTACCCCATGGTGCTCCAGCAGAAAGAGGGCGgtggggaaaaggaaaaagaagacacAAGCCAGGCCTGTGATCGCAACTGTCACGTGGCAGTGGAGGTGATCGTAG GTGGAGTAAGGATGACCTACCCAGCTGCTTTAGTGCTGATTGCCCAGGGGGACCTTCCTGTGGAGCAGCCTCCACCTGTTCCAGCAGCTCAGGGCCTCAACAGGGAGCCAAACCACTGCAGCGTGCCGCTCACGCCGCCGACGTCACCGCAACAGCCCTGCTCAG CGGACAGTGGCTTTGTGACCTCCGTCTCCAGTGTGCCCACATCGGACAGCAGCATGGGGGTCACCAGCATCAGCCCAAAGCATTCTGGGAAGAAGCTAACATGTCAGGTAGTCCATCAGGCCTGGAGGGAGTGCTATCTCAACCAGCCTCAGTACGT ATCCAATCAGCCGGCTGATGTGACGCCTAAGAAGGAAGTGCCAAATGGAATAACCACGTGGGACTTCAATGATCTGGGAGCGAGGgtgtcctgcagctgctccag GTTGAAACAGCAGAAGCTGAATCTGACAACCACATCCACTGCCAACCCGCAGACTAGTGCCAACCCCACTCAGTCCTCTGGCCCGTCATTATACCCCTCCTCCCTGCCCAAACACAAGACCAGTGACAAGACAGAAAAGGCTGACAAACAGTCCAAGAGGCCAGCCACGATCCCCTTCCACCACCGCCTATCTGTCACACAGGAGACCCCTCTGGAACAGGACTCACCGGGAGGGCCCCAGCTCGGGGGTCTTGTGGCGCTGGAGCCACCCTTGGAgcctctggctgctctgccaAGCTGCAAGTATCCCAAACCCCTCTCCAATGGCAGAAAAGCCCCTGAGGCCCTTCTCCACTCGCCAGTGTCTCCACTTCCACCCACACTCAGCCCACACCCCCGAGTGCAGGACCCGGAGGTCCTGGATGGGCCTGTGGATATGCCTGTCTGTCCGGACGGGCCTGCAGGGCTGGGGCTGATTGCCAGTGAGACAGCTGTGTATACAGCTCTgctgaggcagagggagagtgGGGCCGGCTGGTGGAGAGGCTTCAGGACTCCAAGGACTGATAAGACTGACTTCAGACCCCCTGAACTCCCCTCTGATAAATTAGAGGAAGTGAAGACGGACACAGCCGCTGAGGGAGCTCCTCTGAAGAG ACTATACACACAGACTCTGAAGAGGTTTAAAATCtcagaggagagggtgagggacCACATCCACACTTTGGGCCTGTTCCAGCAGCCAGGCGTGGAGGCACTGCGGGAGCCTGGGGGCGATCCCTACGACTTTAAGGAAGGAGACATTGAGTACACTTTCTCCACTTCCAAGAGGTTAAAGGGTCAAGGGCGAGAACCCAGCAAGAAGATCAAG cagGGAGACGAAATCACCAGCAATGGAGCACTGCCTGATGGGAAGGATGCCATGTCCATTTTTAACTCGGCTCCAAAATCAG atGAATCAGGTCAGGATGATGGAGCTGCCAAAGCCAATCCTTCCCTGACCCGAGAGAAGGATCTGGTGGTCAACATCTCTGATCTAGACAACATatttgatgaagatgaggaagagttGGGG CACTCCACCAAGGTTCCAGTATCAACAGAAGATCGCCCTCTGGGGAAAGAAGGGAGAGTTGCAGTACCTTATCCATCAA CAGTTGCAGACCTCCAGCGCATGTTTCCCACCCCGCCTTCTTTAGAGCAGCACCCGGCCTTTTCTCCCATCATGACGTATCGTGACACGCCGAGCCAAGAGCCCCCCGCGCCCAGCGGAGCAGCTGACCACCTGCCGCCTTTAGCCTCCACTCAGTTTACTGAATACAGGATGGAGCTTGAGGACGGCATGCTCAGTCCCCGGCAGGAGGATATCAAG CCACAAATAGGCTCCTCCATGTTTGCTCCGCTATCCTGCCTACCCAGCCAGAGTCTACCACCACTCAAGATTCCAGAGCAATGCTACTATCGTCCATCCTGGGCCCTCCTGCCCAAAATGGAGCATTTCCCAACGGCCATGCATCCCCAAAATAACACTTTCATCAGAGACGGTTACAC AAACATCCCCAGTGTCAACGCCCTCACAGACCAGGAGTACGGCCAGATGAGCGCCACCACTGCCTCCGTGAGCACCACTGTTGGCATCCTCCCATCTCCAGCCACTCCGCGCTTCTCTGTGCCCACTCCACGAACCCCTCGTACACCGCGGGGTATTAACGCTGCAAGCTCTGGGCAGGGTTCAGTGAAGCAGGATGGTACTGAGCTTAGTTCACCGGTCTCCACGCCCTCCACCAGCCTGCCTCTTAGCTCTGTGGAGCCCCTAGCTCGGCCAGGACCCTCCTTGCCTGAGGCTCACAGCCTGTACGCCATCCTCCTGCTCTCGGACTCCGTCCTCAATGTCTTCAAGGATCGCAACTTTGACAGCTGCTGTATCTGTGCCTGTAATATGAATGTCAAAGGAGCAGATGTGGGGGTGTATATCCCTGATTCCACTTGTGAAGATCAGTACCGCTGTATGTGTGGCTTCAGTGCCATTGTGAACAGGCTACTCGCCCATGGCACAGGCCTCTTCCTCGAGGATGAGCTGGATATTTACGGTCGGACTTCTGAGGTAGGCCGGGCGGCCGAGAGGAGGCTGGCTCTTTGCCGGCGGGACCCAACTATGGGAGACCCCAGGGCCAAGAGGCCCCAGGACGCGGCCCCTGCCTCTCCGCTAGTCATGatcctcctgcaggagcagtGTTCCCAGCCCATTTCTTCCCTGGCATCACTGCATCTCCCTCTCAGCTGTTCCTGCCATGGTCGCAAGGGGGCGCTGCTCCAAAGCTGGATGTCTGAAAAGCAGTGGGCGGATGGGAGTGATGCCTGTGTGGAGTGTTACAATGCCTTGGAACAGGGGCTGCAGTATGTGGATAACCCCACAGGAGGGAAAGTAGATCCAGCTGTTGTCAGAAGTACCGCTCTTCACTCCTGGCCTCACACGAACG TGGTGGACATGAGCATGTTGTCGTCCCAGGATATGGTTCGtatgctgctgtctctgcagcctTTCCTGCAGGATGCCATCCAGAAGAAGAGAACAGGGCGGACGTGGGAaaacatccagcatgttcaggGTCCACTCACCTGGCAGCAGTTCCATAAGATGGCTGGAAGAGGCTCCTACG GTTCGGAGGAGTCGCCGGAGCCCTTGCCCATTCCCACAGTGTTACTGGGCTATGACCGTGAGAGAGACTTCTTGGCATTGTCCCCTTTGGCGTTACCTTTCTGGGAGAAGTTGCTGCTGGAGCCTTATGGGGGGCAGCGGGATGTGGCGTATTTGGTGCTGTGTCCCAACAGCCCCTCTCTGCTGGCTGCGGCCCGCACCTTCTTCCAGGAGCTCAGCGCTGTTTATGAG ACTTGCCGCCTTGGGAAGCACCGTCCTCTGGCCAAGGTGTCCAGGGATGGCCTCGTGCGTGTCGGGGAAGAAGTGGAGCCAGAAaaactggaggagctggacgTGGACCAGTGGTTGACTGGACCCTGGGCTGGACAGCAGCACACCGACAACCTCAGCAAACTTAAACTCTACGCTTATGCCTGCAGACAGCAACTTG GTCCCCAGCTGTCAGCCCTGCCTTTAGACAGCAGTCTCCTGCTGCCTCCCAAAGTCCAGCCTCCCTTAAACCCCACATCCTCAGCGCAGCCTGCCTCCTCTGGCCAGCCTCAAGCTTGGGGCCCTGATGGTGAACAAGCTCCAGGCGCTGCCAGTTCAGGAAACGCTCCAACCCCGAGTGGAGCCGCCTCAAACCAGACAGGGGAGACAACCCAAGGAGCAACCAGCGATTCTAAAGGGCCTTCCAGTGCCACACCACCAGCCAACACACCAGCAGAAAACCCTGAACT gACCTCTGAGCAGTCCAGAATCGGCATCCCCACTGTGGCTGACTCAGTGGACAGCCACGCCAACCCACCAGCTATTGTTATTTACATCGTGGATGCTTTCCTGAGCTCAAGTGGAGCGAGAAATgaagggggagaggaagaggagggtgacgAGGTGGAGGCAGGTAGCATTTGGCTACTAGGGCTCCTTCGTTGCTACACAGAGATGCTACAGACTTTGCCTGAGACGATGAGACCTGCACTGGTGCTACAG GTGGTGCCGTGCCAGTACCTCCTCCAACCAGCCAGTGGGGAGAGCCATTTATACCTGCAACATCTGCGCTCCTTGGCCTTCTCCTGTTACTCCCAATGCAGAcgcctgctgccccagcaaacacacatcaagTCCCTGACAGGCTTTGGACCAGTGTCCACTGTCAATTCTGTACTGAAGAGTCCAGAG catccCAGCCCTCTGCAGCTGTACTCTCCCCCCTTCATCCTGGGTCCGACCCGTCCCAAGCAGCCAGAGCAAGGGGAGATATGGGCAGAGCTCCCTCCAAAATACAATGTGCTTTTTGTTGGATACTGCCTATCACACGACCAGCGCTGGATCCTGGTGTCCTGCActgaccagcagggggagctTCTGGAGACGTGCATTATCAACATTGATGTACCCAACAT agcGCGACGGCCCAAGGTTTCAGCCAGGAAGATGGGACTACAGAAGCTGTGGGAATGGTGTATTGGCCTCATCCAGATGACCTCAATGCCTTGGAGGATTGTGATTGGTCGATTAGGCAGACTTGGGCACGGGGAACTAAAAG ACTGGAGCTCACTCCTTGGGGAGCATTCCCTCCATTCAATAGGGCGCCAGCTAAGGGAGGCTTGTCGCATGTGTGGGATCTCGGCTGCTGACTCCCCCTCTATCCTCAGCGCCTGCCTGGTAGCCATGGAGCCACAGGGCTCCCTTGTGGTCATGCCTG atgCAGTGACCATGGGCTCAGTGTTTGGCCGCAGCACTGCTCTGAACTTGCAGACCTCGCAGCTGAACACACCTCAGGATGCTTCCTGTACTCACATCCTTGTCTTCCCAACCTCTGCCACCACCCAGCTGGCACCCAGCTCCTACCCCACTGAGGACAATAATG ATGACATGTTCGATCTGCCCTTTCCTGATGAACTGGAGAATGACATCGGCCATGACATGATGCTGATCACAGGGAacctccacccctcccccaACACCTCTCCTGTGCCCTCGCCTGGCTCTCCGTCCGGGATGGGAATGGGATCACATTTCCAGCACACGAAG AGCCAGGGAGAGCGCTTGCTGTCCAGGGACAGTCCACCAGaagagctgaagcagcagccGCTGGCTCTGGGCTACTACGTCTCCACTGCACAGGCAAATGGACTTCCTCACTGGTTCTGGGCTTCCTGCCCGCAGGCTGAGAGCCAGTGTCCACTCTTCCTCAAG GCCTCCCTCCATCACCATATCTCCATAGCCCAGTCAGATGAGCTGGTGTCAGACAAGACTAAGAGGACCCCTCACCCCTTAGACTCAAAGACCACCTCTGATGTGCTCAG GTTTGTATTGGAGCAGTACAACGCCCTCTCCTGGCTGACGTGCACCCCTGCCACCCAAGACCGCCagtcctgcctgcctgtccacTTTGCCATACTGATCCAAATGTACAATGCCATCCTGAACATGCTTTAG